In one Sander lucioperca isolate FBNREF2018 chromosome 7, SLUC_FBN_1.2, whole genome shotgun sequence genomic region, the following are encoded:
- the adat1 gene encoding tRNA-specific adenosine deaminase 1 isoform X1, producing MPVCFPLRVPVRFNMVNADEIAKLCYERFKQLPRRGKPEPGREWTLLAAVVKITRCAADSDTVEKEVVSLGTGTKCIGRTAMSPNGEVLNDSHAEVIARRGCIRYLIQELHRAVSGGDSSVFCQADERGKWRLQPGVSFLFFTSHTPCGDAAIVPMIDSQSQPCPPVTSVKGHEGTDARGDLKREAEESSEGKNMKLPRLEEEETAEKNLEDRGDTKQSFLSNSSSSEDPSQSHSAETPVETVSQDSAQLEMKTRGPSDSYQVPDIHRTGAKCVSGGPADPLHPGMGYHSTGVLRVKPGRGEPTLSLSCSDKLARWGVLGFQGALLSHYLQEALYFSTVVVGKCPYSQEAMQRALVTRCSHVSDLPAGFSVCPPVLLQSSLEFPFSQAQTQLQHKARQGRISPCGAAISWCNVTEQPLDVTANGYKHGVTKKAFGTANVRSLLCKLELFYSFLSLVAATEPSALPDSLRRAELQTYWDYKQASQLFQQAWQQLHSQAFPLWPRSDRDLLLFH from the exons ATGCCCGTATGCTTTCCCTTGCGCGTCCCTGTCCGGTTTAACATGGTGAACGCGGATGAAATCGCCAAATTGTGCTACGAGCGTTTCAAGCAGCTTCCCCGGAGAGGGAAGCCTGAGCCGGGCAGAGAGTGGACCCTGCTGGCCGCTGTTGTCAAAATCACCCGGTGTGCTGCTGACTCTGACACAG ttgAGAAGGAGGTTGTTTCCCTAGGAACTGGGACCAAATGTATTGGACGGACAGCTATGAGTCCCAATG GTGAAGTACTTAATGACAGCCATGCAGAAGTCATTGCTAGACGGGGATGTATCAG gtaCCTGATCCAGGAGCTGCACAGGGCCGTGAGTGGTGGGGACAGCTCTGTGTTTTGTCAGGCAGATGAGCGGGGGAAGTGGAGGCTTCAGCCAGGagtttccttcctcttcttcaccAGTCACACTCCCT GTGGTGATGCCGCCATCGTCCCCATGATTGACAGCCAGTCTCAGCCCTGCCCTCCTGTCACATCTGTAAAGGGCCATGAAGGAACTGATGCAAGAGGAGACCTGAAAAGAGAAGCTGAGGAATCCAGTGAAGGAAAAAACATGAAACTGCCCCgtctggaggaagaggagaccgCGGAGAAAAATCTAGAGGACAGaggagacacaaaacaatcctTCCTTTCAAATTCATCTTCTAGTGAGGATCCATCACAGAGTCACTCTGCAGAAACGCCCGTGGAAACTGTCTCACAAGATTCAGCACAGCTGGAGATGAAAACCAGAGGCCCTTCTGACAGTTACCAGGTCCCAGACATTCACCGAACGGGGGCTAAGTGTGTCTCGGGTGGCCCAGCCGACCCTCTGCACCCTGGGATGGGGTACCACAGCACAGGGGTGCTCCGGGTGAAACCCGGGCGAGGAGAACccactctgtccctctcctgCAGTGACAAGCTGGCCCGCTGGGGGGTGCTGGGCTTCCAGGGCGCACTGCTGTCCCACTACCTACAGGAGGCGCTCTACTTCAGCACCGTGGTTGTGGGGAAGTGTCCATACAGCCAAGAAGCTATGCAGAGAGCTTTGGTTACAAG GTGCTCCCATGTGTCGGACCTCCCTGCTGGTTTCTCTGTGTGTCCGCCTGTGCTGCTCCAGTCCAGCCTGGAGTTCCCCTTCAGCCAGGCCCAGACCCAGCTGCAACACAAGGCCAGACAGGGACGAATTTCCCCCTGTGGAGCAG CCATCAGCTGGTGTAATGTGACGGAGCAGCCACTAGATGTCACTGCCAACGGCTACAAACATGGAGTCACCAAGAAGGCCTTTGGCACAGCTAACGTCAG GTCTCTTCTGTGTAAACTGGAGCTTTTCTATTCCTTCCTGTCTCTGGTAGCAGCCACTGAGCCCTCAGCACTTCCCGACTCCCTCAG GAGAGCAGAGCTGCAGACCTACTGGGACTACAAGCAGGCGTCCCAGTTGTTTCAGCAGGCCTGGCAGCAGCTCCACAGCCAGGCCTTCCCTCTGTGGCCACGCAGCGACAGAGATCTCCTGCTCTTCCACTGA
- the adat1 gene encoding tRNA-specific adenosine deaminase 1 isoform X2: protein MYWTDSYESQWYLIQELHRAVSGGDSSVFCQADERGKWRLQPGVSFLFFTSHTPCGDAAIVPMIDSQSQPCPPVTSVKGHEGTDARGDLKREAEESSEGKNMKLPRLEEEETAEKNLEDRGDTKQSFLSNSSSSEDPSQSHSAETPVETVSQDSAQLEMKTRGPSDSYQVPDIHRTGAKCVSGGPADPLHPGMGYHSTGVLRVKPGRGEPTLSLSCSDKLARWGVLGFQGALLSHYLQEALYFSTVVVGKCPYSQEAMQRALVTRCSHVSDLPAGFSVCPPVLLQSSLEFPFSQAQTQLQHKARQGRISPCGAAISWCNVTEQPLDVTANGYKHGVTKKAFGTANVRSLLCKLELFYSFLSLVAATEPSALPDSLRRAELQTYWDYKQASQLFQQAWQQLHSQAFPLWPRSDRDLLLFH, encoded by the exons ATGTATTGGACGGACAGCTATGAGTCCCAATG gtaCCTGATCCAGGAGCTGCACAGGGCCGTGAGTGGTGGGGACAGCTCTGTGTTTTGTCAGGCAGATGAGCGGGGGAAGTGGAGGCTTCAGCCAGGagtttccttcctcttcttcaccAGTCACACTCCCT GTGGTGATGCCGCCATCGTCCCCATGATTGACAGCCAGTCTCAGCCCTGCCCTCCTGTCACATCTGTAAAGGGCCATGAAGGAACTGATGCAAGAGGAGACCTGAAAAGAGAAGCTGAGGAATCCAGTGAAGGAAAAAACATGAAACTGCCCCgtctggaggaagaggagaccgCGGAGAAAAATCTAGAGGACAGaggagacacaaaacaatcctTCCTTTCAAATTCATCTTCTAGTGAGGATCCATCACAGAGTCACTCTGCAGAAACGCCCGTGGAAACTGTCTCACAAGATTCAGCACAGCTGGAGATGAAAACCAGAGGCCCTTCTGACAGTTACCAGGTCCCAGACATTCACCGAACGGGGGCTAAGTGTGTCTCGGGTGGCCCAGCCGACCCTCTGCACCCTGGGATGGGGTACCACAGCACAGGGGTGCTCCGGGTGAAACCCGGGCGAGGAGAACccactctgtccctctcctgCAGTGACAAGCTGGCCCGCTGGGGGGTGCTGGGCTTCCAGGGCGCACTGCTGTCCCACTACCTACAGGAGGCGCTCTACTTCAGCACCGTGGTTGTGGGGAAGTGTCCATACAGCCAAGAAGCTATGCAGAGAGCTTTGGTTACAAG GTGCTCCCATGTGTCGGACCTCCCTGCTGGTTTCTCTGTGTGTCCGCCTGTGCTGCTCCAGTCCAGCCTGGAGTTCCCCTTCAGCCAGGCCCAGACCCAGCTGCAACACAAGGCCAGACAGGGACGAATTTCCCCCTGTGGAGCAG CCATCAGCTGGTGTAATGTGACGGAGCAGCCACTAGATGTCACTGCCAACGGCTACAAACATGGAGTCACCAAGAAGGCCTTTGGCACAGCTAACGTCAG GTCTCTTCTGTGTAAACTGGAGCTTTTCTATTCCTTCCTGTCTCTGGTAGCAGCCACTGAGCCCTCAGCACTTCCCGACTCCCTCAG GAGAGCAGAGCTGCAGACCTACTGGGACTACAAGCAGGCGTCCCAGTTGTTTCAGCAGGCCTGGCAGCAGCTCCACAGCCAGGCCTTCCCTCTGTGGCCACGCAGCGACAGAGATCTCCTGCTCTTCCACTGA
- the gabarapl2 gene encoding gamma-aminobutyric acid receptor-associated protein-like 2 isoform X1, which translates to MKWMFKEDHSLEHRCVESAKIRNKYPDRVPVIVEKVSGSQIVDIDKRKYLVPSDITVAQFMWIIRKRIQLPSEKAIFLFVDKTVPQSSRSSRACMLVHECLVVSVSDAEGRDKASVRAVWRQSLTTFFQYFKYSTYTLLRSDRLLSIHRTRHQSILLQNRVLPIQIWIQACHETCFFAMAVDMSLSSVLYV; encoded by the exons ATGAAATGGATGTTTAAAGAGGACCATTCCCTGG AGCATCGATGTGTGGAGTCAGCCAAAATACGAAACAAATATCCTGACAGAGTACCG GTGATAGTGGAGAAGGTTTCTGGCTCGCAGATAGTGGACATTGATAAGAGGAAGTACCTTGTGCCCTCTGACATCACAGTGGCCCAGTTCATGTGGATCATCAGGAAACGCATCCAGCTGCCTTCAGAGAAAGCCATCTTCCTCTTTGTCGACAAAACTGTCCCCCAATCCAG CAGGTCCAGTCGTGcgtgcatgttagtgcatgAGTGCCTTGTGGTTTCGGTATCGGATGCCGAGGGCCGCGATAAAGCgtctgtgagagccgtgtggaggcaatccctgaccactttttttcagtatttcaagTACAGCACCTACACTCTCCTACGCTCAGACCGACTGCTCTCCATTCACCGTACAAGACATCAGTCTATCCTGTTGCAAAACCGTGTGCTGCCAATTCAGATCTGGATCCAAGCATGTcatgaaacatgtttctttgcCATGGCTGTTGATATGTCTTTATCTTCTGTACTATATGTGTAA
- the gabarapl2 gene encoding gamma-aminobutyric acid receptor-associated protein-like 2 isoform X2 yields the protein MKWMFKEDHSLEHRCVESAKIRNKYPDRVPVIVEKVSGSQIVDIDKRKYLVPSDITVAQFMWIIRKRIQLPSEKAIFLFVDKTVPQSSLTMGQLYDKEKDQDGFLYVAYSGENTFGYKAFYTTRG from the exons ATGAAATGGATGTTTAAAGAGGACCATTCCCTGG AGCATCGATGTGTGGAGTCAGCCAAAATACGAAACAAATATCCTGACAGAGTACCG GTGATAGTGGAGAAGGTTTCTGGCTCGCAGATAGTGGACATTGATAAGAGGAAGTACCTTGTGCCCTCTGACATCACAGTGGCCCAGTTCATGTGGATCATCAGGAAACGCATCCAGCTGCCTTCAGAGAAAGCCATCTTCCTCTTTGTCGACAAAACTGTCCCCCAATCCAG TCTGACTATGGGCCAGCTGTACGACAAGGAGAAGGACCAGGACGGCTTTCTGTACGTGGCCTACAGCGGAGAAAACACCTTTGGTTACAAGGCCTTTTATACAACACGGGGCTAA